The Alloyangia pacifica DNA segment AATGGTCGATCCGACGGTCTTGATGAGCGCGGTCATCACCGTCAGAACCAGCCCGGCCATGACCACCCAGACCGCGCCCTGCAGGTTGGTGGGCAGCGCCGCGATCCGCAGGCGGAGCCGCTGTGCAACATCCTCGGCGATACTCATGAGCGGAACGTGGGTTGGGGCGGGAGAAGCAGATTGCATCCAATAAAACATGCGTCCAGCATCCAAAAAGGCTCCCACTCCAAAATATCACGTCCCGACGCCAGTCCTACGCCCGAAGATTTCAACTTACAAGGCTGGTTGGATACAATATTGACAATGAGCGTTATGCAGCACGCCTTCATCCTTGCGCCGCGCCGCCGACTGGATACAAAAGGCCGGAAAGGGAGAACGCGATGTCGACACGCGGCCAGCAGGTCATGCGCCATATCAGGGAAGGGATCGCCGAGGCGCGCTATCCCGGCGGCAGCCGGCTGAACGAAGTCGATCTTGCCGAGCGCATCGGCGTGTCGCGGACCCCGGTCCGCAATGCGCTCTCGGTTCTCGCGGCAGAGGGGCTGCTCGATTACACGCCCAACGCCGGTTACACCGTGCGCCGCTTCACCGTCGAGGACATCGCCCGGATCTTCCGCGTCCGCACCGAGCTCGAGGGGCTGGCAGCGCGGCTTGCCGCCGAGAACGGGCTCTCCACCGCTGCCGAGGCCGAGCTGCGCGACCTGCTGGCGCAGACCGCGGAGCTGGTGGACGCGCAGCGCTGGGACGACGAGATCCGCAGCGCCTTCCTGCCGATCAACCGCCGCTTTCACGATACCATCCGCGAGGCCGCGCAGAATCCCTTCCTCGCCGATGTCGTGCGTCGGGCCAACGAGGTGCCGCTGTTCAACCTGATCCGCTGGCGCTGGTTCGACGCCGACCTGCTGCGCCAATCCCAGGACGAGCATCTTGAATTGTTCGATGCGCTGCTGCAGCGCCAGCCGGAACGCGCCTATCGCATCCAGGCCGAGCACACCTATCGTTCGGGGCGGCGGATGATCGACAACTGGTCGCGCACCGAGGACGAGATCCGCGCAGGCCGCGCCGCCAGGACAGGGTAGAGCGCGGCAGCCGCCGCGCGGAGCCAGCGGCTGCCGCTACGGCAAACTATGCCGGATCGGACTTGAATCTTTCCAAACAGTTGTTGGAAACCCGGCGCGCGATCGGGTCGACTTCTGCTGCGCGCAGGCCGCAGCAGACAGGAGCCCCGATGAACCACCCAAGCCCGGTTGCCCCCGTGTCCATGTCCATGTCCGACTACGTCGCCCTGCCCGAGGCCGGCGGCGCGTCGCTCTCCGCCGACGGCAGCCAGATGGCCTATCTGTCGAACGCGAGCGGGCTGAACCAGATCTGGCTGTGCGACATGCAGGACGGTCGGCCCTCGGGGCCGACCCGGCAGATCACCGAGCTGTCCGAGCGCGTGGTTTCCGTCGCCTTCGCACCCCGCGGGCGCGACCTGATCTACACCACCGATTGCGGGATGGACGAGCGCTACCAGATCTGGCTGATCTCCGGCACCGAAGGCCGCCCGCGCCCGCTCACCACCGCCCTGGGGCGGGTGCATGTCTGGGGCTGCTGGTCCGCCGATGCCACGCAGGTCGCCTTTGCCAGCAACGAGCGCGACCCGCGGCTGATGGATATCCACGTCATGGACCTCGCAACCTTCGAGCGCCGCCGCGTCTGGGAGGGCGCGGGCCATGTCGAGCCGCTGGCCTTTGCCGCCGACGGCCGCCTGCTGCTCCGCGACTGCCGGCGCTCGATGCGCGATCAGGATCTGCTCTGGCTCGAC contains these protein-coding regions:
- a CDS encoding GntR family transcriptional regulator, yielding MSTRGQQVMRHIREGIAEARYPGGSRLNEVDLAERIGVSRTPVRNALSVLAAEGLLDYTPNAGYTVRRFTVEDIARIFRVRTELEGLAARLAAENGLSTAAEAELRDLLAQTAELVDAQRWDDEIRSAFLPINRRFHDTIREAAQNPFLADVVRRANEVPLFNLIRWRWFDADLLRQSQDEHLELFDALLQRQPERAYRIQAEHTYRSGRRMIDNWSRTEDEIRAGRAARTG